Within the Streptomyces vilmorinianum genome, the region CGGCGGGCCGCCGGTGACCTCGACGGCGACGGAAACCCCGAGACCGTCGCAGTCGTACACTGCGAAGCCGGGTCGGGAACGCCCCCGCACGGGCTCTACGTCCTCACCCACGGCAAGGAAAGCCCCGGCGCCCGAGTCGTCGCCACCCTCGTCGAGCCCTCCGAGCAGAAGAACGTCACCGACCTCGTCGTACGCGACGGAGCGGTGACCGCCACCCTGCTCGGCTACTCGTCCCCGGACGTCCCCAGTTGCTGCCCCGACGAGAAGGAACGCGTCAGCTGGCGCTGGACGGGCGGCACCTTCGTCCGCACCGCCCAGACCGATGCGCGCAGTGTGTGATCCCTCACTCCGCGTCGGGACCGTAGACCTCGACCCTGTCCGAAACCCGGCGCACGTGGATGCAGTCGCCCGGGCACTCCTTCGCGGAGTCCACCACGTCCTGCAGCAGCGGCAGCGGCACCGGCGTCGTCGCCCCGGCCTCCTGCAGCAGCTCGTCCTGCGCGCTCTTCACATACGCGAGCCCGTCGATGTCCAGCTCGAAGACCTCGGGAGCGTACTGCGCGCAGATCCCGTCCCCGGTGCAGAGGTCCTGGTCGATCCAGACCTCCAGCGCCTCGCCGGCGCCCGTCGTCGGGACCTCGTGCTGCACGGTCATGTCTCCTGCCGTTCCTGAGCTTCGAAAGAGATCGTTCTTCTAAGTCCGGCCAAGCCTGACGGGTGTTGACCACACACGACGATACAACCGGCCGCTTTCCGATGTTGATGGGTGGGTATTCCCCTGGCGTGAGGGGAAGCGCAAGGGTGAAGATCGGACACACCCCAGAGTCTTTTTGATCTAGGGGTTTCAATCACCACCCACGCAGGTAGGGTCAGGAAGCGTCCAGCTCCCCTTGGAGGAGGTGAGGACCGTGGCAGCCCACGACGACGACATCAACCGCGGCATCCGGCCGGGGCGGGGGTCTGAAGACCCCGCCGGCCAGGTTGCCTATCTCGAGCAGGAAATCGCCGTCCTGCGCCGCAAGCTCGCCGACTCTCCGCGTCATACGAGGATTCTCGAAGAGCGGATCGTCGAGCTGCAGACAAACCTGGCCGGCGTGTCCGCGCAGAACGAGCGACTCGCCAACACACTCCGTGAGGCCCGCGACCAGATCGTGGCCCTCAAGGAGGAGGTCGACCGGCTCGCACAGCCGCCGGCCGGCTTCGGAGTCTTCCTGGAGGCCAACGAGGACGGCACCTGCGACATCTTCACCGGTGGCCGCAAGCTCCGGGTGAACGTGAGCCCCAGCGTCGAGCTCGACGAGCTCCGGCGCGGCCAGGAAGTCATGCTCAACGAAGCGCTCAACGTGGTCGAGGCCATGGAATTCGAGCGTGCCGGGGACATCGTCACCCTCAAGGAGATCCTCGAGGACGGCGAGCGCGCCCTGGTCATCGGGCACACCGACGAGGAACGGGTGGTCAGGCTCGCCGAGCCGCTCCTGGACATCACCATCCGTCCCGGCGACGCCCTCCTGCTCGAACCCAGGTCCGGCTACGTCTACGAGGTGATCCCCAAGAGCGAGGTCGAGGAACTCGTTCTCGAAGAGGTCCCGGACGTCGACTACGACAAGATCGGCGGTCTGGGCGGCCAGATCGAGATGATCCGCGACGCGGTCGAGCTCCCGTACCTCTACCCGGACCTCTTCAAGGAGCACGAACTGCGGCCGCCGAAGGGCATCCTGCTCTACGGTCCGCCCGGCTGCGGCAAGACGCTGATCGCGAAGGCCGTCGCCAACTCCCTTGCCAAGAAGGTCGCCGAGGTGACCGGCCAGCCCGCCGGGAAGTCCTACTTCCTGAACATCAAGGGCCCCGAGCTCCTCAACAAGTACGTCGGTGAGACCGAGCGGCACATCCGCCTCGTCTTCCAGCGTGCCCGCGAGAAGGCGAGCGAGGGCACCCCCGTCATCGTCTTCTTCGACGAGATGGAATCCCTCTTCCGCACCCGCGGATCCGGAGTCAGCTCGGACGTCGAGAACACGATCGTCCCCCAGCTGCTCGCCGAGATCGACGGTGTGGAGGGCCTGGAGAACGTCATCGTCATCGGCGCCTCCAACCGCGAGGACATGATCGACCCCGCGATCCTGCGGCCCGGCCGGCTCGACGTCAAGATCAAGATCGAGCGCCCGGACGCCGAGGCCGCGAAGGACATCTTCGCGAAGTACCTCACGGCTTCGCTGCCGCTGCACGCCGACGACCTCTCCGAGCACCACGGCTCCAAGGAGGCCGCCGCCCACGGAATGATCCAGTCCGTGGTCGAGCAGATGTACGCGGAATCCGAGGAGAACCGCTTCCTCGAGGTCACCTACGCCAATGGCGACAAGGAAGTCCTCTACTTCAAGGACTTCAACTCCGGAGCGATGATCCAGAACATCGTCGACCGGGCCAAGAAGATGGCTATCAAGGCCTTCCTCGACCACAACCAGAAGGGCATCCGCGTCTCCCACCTCCTCCAGGCCTGCGTGGACGAGTTCAAGGAGAACGAGGACCTGCCCAACACCACCAACCCCGACGACTGGGCCCGGATCTCCGGAAAGAAGGGCGAGCGGATCGTCTTCATCCGCACCCTCGTCACCGGAAAGCAGGGCGCGGACACCGGACGCTCCATCGACACGGTGGCCAACACCGGTCAGTACCTGTAAAAACGCGGACCGGCTGCGGATGTCCGGAAAACGGGCATCCGCAGCCGTCGCATTCCACGCCAGCAGAAACACCCCAGCAAAACCGCAAACGATCTCCCCACCGGCGCGGAGTCGCTCTAGGCTCGTCGGTACTTGTTGCGCCGCACCCGAAGGGGAGCGCCGCCGGGCAAGGAGGGCCGCATGACCGTACGGCGAGTAATGGGCATCGAAACGGAGTACGGGATCTCCGTTCCGGGCCACCCGAACGCCAATGCCATGCTCACCTCGTCCCAGATCGTCAACGCCTACGCGGCGGCGATGCACCGGGCGCGCCGCGCCCGCTGGGACTTCGAGGAGGAGAACCCGCTGCGGGACGCGCGAGGCTTCGACCTCGCCCGCGAGGCCGCCGACTCCAGCCAGCTCACCGACGAGGACATCGGCCTGGCCAATGTGATCCTCACCAACGGCGCCCGGCTCTACGTGGACCACGCCCACCCGGAGTACAGCGCCCCCGAGGTCACCAACCCCCGTGACGCCGTCCTCTGGGACAAGGCCGGCGAGCGGATCATGGCGGAGGCCGCCGAACGGGCGGCGCAGCTCCCCGGCGCCCAGCCGATCCACCTCTACAAGAACAACACCGACAACAAGGGCGCCTCCTACGGCACGCACGAGAACTACCTGATGAAGCGGGAGACCGCCTTCTCGGACATCGTGCGCCACCTGACGCCCTTCTTCGTCTCGCGGCAGGTCGTCACGGGCGCCGGCCGCGTCGGCATCGGCCAGGACGGCCGCGAGCACGGTTTCCAGATCAGCCAGCGCGCCGATTACTTCGAGGTCGAGGTCGGCCTGGAGACCACGCTGAAGCGCCCCATCATCAACACCCGCGACGAGCCCCACGCGGACGCCGAGAAGTACCGCCGGCTGCACGTGATCATCGGCGACGCGAACCTCTCGGAGATCTCCACCTACCTCAAGCTGGGCACCACCGCCCTGGTCCTGTCCATGATCGAGGACTCCTTCATCAACGTGGACCTCGCCGTGGAGCAGCCGGTGCGCACCCTGCACCAGGTCTCCCACGACCCCACGCTCCAGCATCTGGTCACGCTGCGCAGCGGCCGCACACTCACCGCGGTCCAGCTCCAGATGGAGTACTTCGAGCTGGCCAGGAAGTATGTCGAGGAGCGCTTCGGTGTCGACGCCGACGAGCAGACCAAGGACGTCCTGATCCGCTGGGAGGACACGCTCAACCGGCTCGAGAACGACCCCATGAGCCTGGCCGGTGAGCTGGACTGGATCGCCAAGCGGGAGGTCATGGAGGGCTACCGGCGCCGGGACGGGCTGGACTGGGACGCGGCGCGTCTGCACCTCGTGGACCTGCAGTACGCCGACGTACGCCCCGAGAAGGGCCTGTACAACCGTCTGGTGGCCCGGGGGCGCATGAAGCGCCTCCTGGACGAGACCGAGGTGGAGAAGGCCGAGACGAAGCCTCCGGAGGACACCAGGGCCTATTTCCGGGGCCGCTGCCTGGAGCAGTACGCCGACGACGTGGCGGCCGCCTCCTGGGACTCGGTGATCTTCGACCTTCCGGGCCGCGACTCCCTGCAGCGGGTACCGACCCTGGAACCCCTGCGGGGTACCAGGAACCACGTGAAGGAGCTTCTGGACCGGTGCAGGACGGCGGAGGAACTGGTCCGCGTACTGTCCGGCGGCTGAGGCGCGGCTGAAATGACCGGCTGCTGGGAATCATGGGACTAGTGCCCGGACGTTGTACGAAACTGCGGGGCCGATGTCAGACCCTGCTTGTAGGGTCTGATCTTGAGAGACCCAACCGAGCGGGCCGATTCGAGCGGGGTGAGGGATATGGCGACCAAGGACACCGGCGGCGGACAGCAGAAGGCGACGCGTTCCACGGAGGAGGTCGAGGAGACGACCGCGGAGGCGAGCTCCGACCTCAAGGAACGCCAGGAGAAGCTGAGCGACGACGTGGACTCCGTCCTCGACGAGATCGACGACGTCCTGGAGGAGAACGCCGAGGACTTCGTGCGCTCCTTCGTGCAAAAGGGCGGCCAGTAAAGCCATCTGACCTTCGGATCGAAGGTGGGGGTGGGGTGACCGAGGCGGTTGCCGGACGGTGCGGGCGAGCGTGCCCGTGCCGTCCGGTCATCAGCGATGTGTCGAGCGCCGGTACGGCCGACTGCCCCCGCAGTTCAGGTGGATCACCGTCACGAGACGGGTAGGGTCCGTGGCGTACTGTGCTTCAACTGCAATTCGGCCATCGGCAAGTTGGGAGACGATCCCGACAGTCTGCGTCGGGCCATCTCATCTTTTTGGAGGGACACGCGTGGAAGCCAACACTCGTAGCACCGGGCGTCTACCAGCTGCCTTCCTGACGCCGGGCTCGTCCTCGTTCCTGGACTTCCTGTCC harbors:
- a CDS encoding ubiquitin-like protein Pup, which gives rise to MATKDTGGGQQKATRSTEEVEETTAEASSDLKERQEKLSDDVDSVLDEIDDVLEENAEDFVRSFVQKGGQ
- the arc gene encoding proteasome ATPase — its product is MAAHDDDINRGIRPGRGSEDPAGQVAYLEQEIAVLRRKLADSPRHTRILEERIVELQTNLAGVSAQNERLANTLREARDQIVALKEEVDRLAQPPAGFGVFLEANEDGTCDIFTGGRKLRVNVSPSVELDELRRGQEVMLNEALNVVEAMEFERAGDIVTLKEILEDGERALVIGHTDEERVVRLAEPLLDITIRPGDALLLEPRSGYVYEVIPKSEVEELVLEEVPDVDYDKIGGLGGQIEMIRDAVELPYLYPDLFKEHELRPPKGILLYGPPGCGKTLIAKAVANSLAKKVAEVTGQPAGKSYFLNIKGPELLNKYVGETERHIRLVFQRAREKASEGTPVIVFFDEMESLFRTRGSGVSSDVENTIVPQLLAEIDGVEGLENVIVIGASNREDMIDPAILRPGRLDVKIKIERPDAEAAKDIFAKYLTASLPLHADDLSEHHGSKEAAAHGMIQSVVEQMYAESEENRFLEVTYANGDKEVLYFKDFNSGAMIQNIVDRAKKMAIKAFLDHNQKGIRVSHLLQACVDEFKENEDLPNTTNPDDWARISGKKGERIVFIRTLVTGKQGADTGRSIDTVANTGQYL
- a CDS encoding ferredoxin produces the protein MTVQHEVPTTGAGEALEVWIDQDLCTGDGICAQYAPEVFELDIDGLAYVKSAQDELLQEAGATTPVPLPLLQDVVDSAKECPGDCIHVRRVSDRVEVYGPDAE
- the dop gene encoding depupylase/deamidase Dop, coding for MTVRRVMGIETEYGISVPGHPNANAMLTSSQIVNAYAAAMHRARRARWDFEEENPLRDARGFDLAREAADSSQLTDEDIGLANVILTNGARLYVDHAHPEYSAPEVTNPRDAVLWDKAGERIMAEAAERAAQLPGAQPIHLYKNNTDNKGASYGTHENYLMKRETAFSDIVRHLTPFFVSRQVVTGAGRVGIGQDGREHGFQISQRADYFEVEVGLETTLKRPIINTRDEPHADAEKYRRLHVIIGDANLSEISTYLKLGTTALVLSMIEDSFINVDLAVEQPVRTLHQVSHDPTLQHLVTLRSGRTLTAVQLQMEYFELARKYVEERFGVDADEQTKDVLIRWEDTLNRLENDPMSLAGELDWIAKREVMEGYRRRDGLDWDAARLHLVDLQYADVRPEKGLYNRLVARGRMKRLLDETEVEKAETKPPEDTRAYFRGRCLEQYADDVAAASWDSVIFDLPGRDSLQRVPTLEPLRGTRNHVKELLDRCRTAEELVRVLSGG